Proteins found in one Triticum urartu cultivar G1812 chromosome 4, Tu2.1, whole genome shotgun sequence genomic segment:
- the LOC125554386 gene encoding uncharacterized protein At4g15970-like: MGKVVVAEATARQGAAFVLGAVAALTVVMLVQYRAPAAGLSRARTPGHFSGLRSSSDDQHHRPNGTTARAHVHQAPPVAGGPGRDDGHHLHRPANATTIAKPNSTSTHAAPSHLSSTHRRRQKGPKVESPEFRGLAAAVARAAMDDRTVIITCVNQAWAAPGSLLDLFLESFRIGDGTARLLPHMLVVAMDPGAHARCLAVHQHCYHYTIPGINIDFAAHKYFLSKDYLELVWSKLKLQRRILELGYGFLFTDVDIMWLRDPFKHVTAYADMTVSSDVYFGDPDNLDNFPNTGFFHVKPNARTIAMTKLWHGARGKYPGANEQPVFNMMKKRMVKKLGLRVQYLDPVYVGGFCRYGKDLGKIVTMHANCCVGIDNKIRDLKGVLDDWKNYTRLPHWEKHRAKWTVPGACIRAEKQA; encoded by the exons ATGGGGAAGGTGGTCGTCGCAGAGGCCACGGCGCGGCAGGGGGCGGCCTTCGTCCTCGGCGCCGTGGCCGCGCTCACCGTCGTCATGCTCGTCCAGTACCGAGCGCCGGCCGCGGGGCTCAGCCGCGCCAGGACGCCGGGACACTTCTCCGGCTTGAGGTCATCATCCGACGACCAGCACCACCGCCCCAACGGGACGACAGCGCGTGCTCATGTTCATCAGGCGCCGCCGGTCGCCGGTGGTCCAGGGCGAGACGACGGTCATCACCTTCACCGTCCGGCAAACGCCACAACAATCGCAAAGCCCAATTCTACCTCGACTCATGCCGCTCCAAGTCATCTTTCCAGCACACATCGCCGTCGACAAAAG GGACCGAAGGTGGAGTCGCCGGAGTTCCGGGGGTTGGCCGCGGCGGTGGCACGGGCGGCGATGGACGACCGGACGGTGATCATCACGTGCGTGAACCAGGCCTGGGCGGCGCCCGGCTCCCTCCTGGACCTGTTCCTGGAGAGCTTCCGCATCGGCGACGGCACAGCTCGCCTGCTCCCGCACATGCTGGTCGTGGCCATGGACCCCGGCGCCCACGCGCGGTGCCTCGCCGTGCACCAGCACTGCTACCACTACACCATCCCGGGGATCAACATCGACTTCGCCGCCCACAAGTACTTCCTCTCCAAGGACTACCTGGAGCTGGTGTGGAGCAAGCTGAAGCTGCAGCGCCGCATCCTGGAGCTCGGCTACGGCTTCCTCTTCACCGACGTCGACATCATGTGGCTGCGCGACCCGTTCAAGCATGTGACGGCGTACGCCGACATGACGGTGTCCAGCGACGTCTACTTCGGCGACCCCGACAACCTGGACAACTTCCCCAACACGGGGTTCTTCCACGTGAAGCCCAACGCGCGGACCATCGCCATGACGAAGCTGTGGCACGGGGCCAGGGGCAAGTACCCGGGCGCCAACGAGCAGCCGGTGTTCAACATGATGAAGAAGCGGATGGTGAAGAAGCTGGGGCTCCGGGTGCAGTACCTGGACCCGGTCTATGTGGGTGGGTTTTGCAGGTATGGTAAAGATCTGGGGAAGATCGTTACCATGCATGCGAACTGCTGTGTGGGGATTGATAACAAAATTAGAGATTTGAAGGGTGTTCTTGATGACTGGAAGAACTACACCAGGTTGCCGCATTGGGAGAAGCATCGGGCCAAGTGGACCGTGCCCGGTGCCTGCATCCGTGCAGAAAAACAAGCTTGA
- the LOC125553155 gene encoding uncharacterized protein At4g15970-like, producing the protein MGKVVVAEATARQVASFVLGAAAALTVVMIVQYRAPAAGLSRARTPAHFSGLRSSSDDQHHRRNGTAARAVLHHPSPSIAGSAARDDDHRRRPANATTITKPSSTSTAAAALSHLPSTHRHEEKGDKEEPAEFRGLASAVARAATDDRTVIITCVNQAWAAPGSLLDLFLESFRIGDGTARLLPHVLVVAMDPGAHARCLAVHQHCYHYTIPGINIDFAAHKYFLSKDYLELVWSKLKLQRRILELGYGFLFTDVDIVWLRDPFKHVTAYADMTVSSDVYFGDPDNLGNFPNTGFFHVKPNARTIAMTKLWHGGRGKYPGANEQPVFNMMKKQMVAELGLRVQYLNPAYVGGFCSYGKDLGKIVTMHANCCVGIGNKIRDLKGVLNDWRNYTRMPPWERHRAKWTVPGACIRAEKQV; encoded by the exons ATGGGGAAGGTGGTCGTCGCGGAGGCCACGGCGCGGCAGGTGGCCTCCTTCGTCctcggcgccgccgccgcgctcACCGTCGTCATGATCGTCCAGTACCGGGCGCCGGCCGCGGGCCTCAGCCGCGCCAGGACGCCGGCCCACTTCTCCGGCTTGAGATCATCATCCGACGACCAGCACCACCGCCGCAACGGGACGGCAGCGCGTGCCGTTCTTCATCATCCGTCGCCGTCCATCGCCGGTAGTGCTGCCCGAGACGACGATCATCGCCGTCGTCCGGCGAACGCCACGACAATCACAAAGCCCAGTTCTACCTccactgctgctgctgctctaaGTCATCTTCCCAGCACGCATCGGCATGAAGAAAAG GGAGACAAGGAGGAGCCGGCGGAGTTCCGGGGGCTGGCTTcggcggtggcgcgggcggcgACGGATGACCGTACGGTGATCATCACGTGCGTGAACCAGGCCTGGGCGGCGCCGGGCTCCCTGCTGGACCTGTTCCTGGAGAGCTTCCGCATCGGCGACGGCACGGCGCGCCTCCTCCCACACGTGCTGGTCGTGGCCATGGACCCCGGCGCCCACGCGCGGTGCCTCGCCGTGCACCAGCACTGCTACCACTACACCATCCCGGGGATCAACATCGACTTCGCCGCCCACAAGTACTTCCTCTCCAAGGACTACCTGGAGCTGGTGTGGAGCAAGCTGAAGCTGCAGCGCCGCATCCTGGAGCTCGGCTACGGCTTCCTCTTCACCGACGTCGACATCGTGTGGCTGCGTGACCCGTTCAAGCACGTCACGGCGTACGCCGACATGACCGTGTCCAGCGACGTCTACTTCGGCGACCCCGACAACCTGGGCAACTTCCCCAACACGGGCTTCTTCCACGTGAAGCCCAACGCGCGGACCATCGCCATGACGAAGCTATGGCACGGTGGTAGGGGCAAGTACCCCGGCGCCAACGAGCAGCCGGTGTTCAACATGATGAAGAAGCAGATGGTGGCGGAGCTCGGGCTCCGGGTGCAATACCTGAACCCGGCCTACGTCGGCGGGTTCTGCAGCTACGGGAAGGATTTGGGGAAGATCGTCACCATGCACGCGAACTGCTGCGTGGGGATTGGGAACAAGATCAGGGACTTGAAGGGCGTGTTGAATGATTGGAGGAACTATACCAGGATGCCGCCATGGGAGAGGCACCGGGCCAAGTGGACCGTGCCGGGCGCCTGCATTCGAGCGGAAAAACAAGTTTGA